One window of the Brevundimonas goettingensis genome contains the following:
- a CDS encoding chorismate mutase encodes MTVSTLNPNSNLKQVWPADMNPADMTPEQMALTALRHEIDLIDDQILELFERRLAIAASVGKAKDAPHGPHTKLRPDREQTVLGRMLGQCQPENAEAVAGLWREIVGWGLARQGTLQVQVWAPNDPTRAFDGARQRFGMAADIRMVRDPQAALAFAAEGHGVAVLAVNTDDAWWVGLRREWSSLSVFDGFGLGGGQPTALAVGKIDPPALPTGRRVVVAAGGDAGDGGGARRWGLATDHGWTLALTDADLAPGEVEGCVGAIG; translated from the coding sequence ATGACCGTCTCCACCCTGAATCCGAATTCCAATCTCAAGCAGGTCTGGCCCGCTGACATGAACCCTGCCGACATGACGCCCGAACAGATGGCCCTGACCGCCCTGCGCCACGAGATCGACCTGATCGACGACCAGATCCTGGAGCTGTTCGAGCGCCGTCTCGCCATCGCGGCCAGCGTCGGCAAGGCCAAGGACGCGCCGCACGGCCCGCACACCAAGCTGCGCCCCGACCGCGAACAGACCGTGCTGGGCCGTATGCTCGGCCAGTGCCAGCCCGAGAACGCCGAGGCCGTCGCCGGCCTGTGGCGCGAGATCGTCGGCTGGGGGCTGGCCCGTCAGGGCACGCTTCAGGTCCAGGTCTGGGCCCCAAACGATCCGACCCGCGCCTTCGACGGCGCCCGCCAGCGCTTCGGCATGGCCGCCGACATCCGCATGGTCCGCGATCCGCAAGCCGCGCTGGCCTTCGCCGCCGAGGGGCATGGCGTCGCCGTTCTGGCCGTCAACACCGACGACGCCTGGTGGGTCGGCCTGCGCCGCGAATGGTCCAGCCTGTCGGTGTTCGACGGCTTCGGCCTGGGCGGCGGTCAGCCCACCGCTCTGGCAGTCGGCAAGATCGATCCGCCGGCCCTGCCGACCGGCCGCCGGGTGGTTGTCGCCGCCGGCGGCGACGCGGGCGACGGCGGCGGCGCGCGCCGCTGGGGCCTGGCCACCGACCACGGCTGGACCCTGGCCCTGACCGACGCCGACCTGGCGCCGGGAGAGGTCGAAGGCTGCGTCGGCGCCATCGGCTGA
- a CDS encoding prephenate dehydratase domain-containing protein: MTTPVAPIEDDRNARVAFQGAPGAFSHEACVALRPWDEAVPFETFAEALGAVRTGDCDMALIPIENSTIGAVEPAATLVREAGFETLADVWRPIRHCLMAIDGARMADIRTIESHPIALDQCRETLSHINAKIVVAFDTAGAARDVAEAGDRSRAALAPMAAAEVYGLSILRHDLQDSADNRTRFVLLACKKG; the protein is encoded by the coding sequence ATGACCACCCCCGTTGCCCCCATCGAAGACGACCGCAACGCCCGCGTGGCGTTCCAGGGCGCGCCCGGCGCCTTCAGCCACGAGGCCTGCGTCGCCCTGAGGCCGTGGGACGAGGCCGTGCCGTTCGAGACCTTCGCGGAGGCGCTGGGAGCGGTGCGGACCGGCGACTGCGACATGGCCCTGATCCCGATCGAGAACTCGACCATCGGGGCGGTCGAGCCGGCCGCGACCCTGGTGCGCGAAGCGGGGTTTGAAACCCTGGCCGACGTCTGGCGGCCCATCCGACACTGCCTGATGGCCATCGACGGCGCGCGGATGGCGGACATCCGCACTATCGAAAGCCACCCCATCGCGCTGGATCAGTGCCGTGAGACCCTGTCCCATATCAATGCGAAGATCGTGGTCGCCTTCGACACCGCCGGGGCCGCCCGCGACGTCGCCGAGGCCGGAGACCGCAGCCGCGCGGCCCTGGCCCCCATGGCCGCGGCCGAGGTCTATGGGCTGTCGATTCTGCGTCACGACCTGCAGGATTCCGCCGATAACCGGACGCGTTTTGTCCTGTTGGCGTGCAAAAAGGGTTGA
- a CDS encoding FAD-dependent oxidoreductase, which translates to MTDAMLKSRRLVLMGLGGLGASSLAGCVTGAAPAPALTVPPTPRFVVPPLAPINLRADRITRMTVCLRPFRAAGPRIEAERIGDKRVVHNYGHGGSGWSLSWGSAQLVRDLAMQGGTTDIAVIGCGALGLTAATTLQRAGAKVTIYAADRLPQTRSARATGTWTPSSRIADENHIDAAFPDLWEKMARASWAMHQTYVGQPGEPVAFLDRYILSDTAPSSEPSGPPPPPSSNPAITAATPPSPPGVIRFADYEGRLRDITPRSHALTPDQHPFPVASARQTSNMQFNIAELGHRLMTDFIAEGGRIEQRTFNTPADLATLPQPVIVNCTGYGARALFGDDSIVPVRGQMAWLPPQPEVRYSLYYNGVGLVSRPDGIGVQALRGGDMFGYGLDNETADRAEAEAAIERAAPLFARAFASATAA; encoded by the coding sequence ATGACGGACGCCATGCTGAAGAGCCGCCGTCTGGTCCTGATGGGGCTCGGGGGGCTGGGCGCGAGCAGTCTCGCCGGCTGCGTGACCGGCGCCGCGCCCGCCCCAGCCCTCACGGTTCCGCCGACCCCGCGCTTCGTCGTTCCGCCATTGGCGCCGATCAACCTCAGGGCCGACCGGATCACCCGGATGACCGTCTGCCTGCGCCCCTTTCGCGCCGCCGGACCGCGCATCGAGGCCGAGCGGATCGGCGACAAGCGGGTCGTGCACAACTATGGCCACGGCGGCTCGGGCTGGTCGCTTTCGTGGGGCTCGGCCCAGCTGGTGCGCGACCTGGCGATGCAGGGCGGGACGACCGACATCGCGGTGATCGGCTGTGGCGCGCTCGGCCTCACCGCCGCCACCACGCTTCAACGCGCGGGGGCGAAGGTGACCATCTACGCCGCCGACCGCCTGCCCCAGACCCGGTCGGCCCGGGCCACGGGGACCTGGACCCCCTCCTCCCGCATCGCCGATGAGAACCACATCGACGCGGCCTTCCCCGACCTCTGGGAAAAGATGGCTCGCGCCTCCTGGGCCATGCACCAGACGTACGTCGGCCAACCGGGCGAGCCGGTGGCCTTCCTCGATCGCTACATTCTGTCCGACACGGCGCCGTCTTCCGAACCGTCCGGCCCGCCGCCCCCGCCGTCCTCGAACCCGGCCATCACCGCCGCGACCCCGCCGTCTCCGCCCGGCGTCATCCGCTTCGCCGACTATGAGGGCCGTCTGCGCGACATCACGCCCCGCTCCCACGCCCTGACCCCGGACCAGCATCCCTTCCCGGTCGCCTCCGCGCGCCAGACCTCGAACATGCAGTTCAACATCGCCGAGCTGGGCCACCGGCTGATGACCGATTTCATCGCCGAGGGCGGCCGGATCGAGCAGCGGACCTTCAACACCCCGGCCGACCTCGCGACCCTGCCTCAGCCGGTCATCGTCAACTGCACGGGCTATGGCGCACGGGCACTGTTCGGCGACGACAGCATCGTCCCGGTGCGCGGCCAGATGGCCTGGCTGCCGCCCCAGCCGGAGGTCCGCTACAGCCTCTATTACAACGGCGTCGGCCTGGTTTCCCGGCCCGACGGCATCGGGGTCCAGGCCCTGCGCGGCGGCGACATGTTCGGCTATGGCCTCGACAACGAGACCGCCGACCGCGCCGAAGCCGAGGCGGCCATCGAAAGGGCCGCCCCGCTGTTCGCCCGGGCTTTCGCGAGCGCTACGGCCGCCTGA
- a CDS encoding class II 3-deoxy-7-phosphoheptulonate synthase: MSIRWTPESWRSKPVAHMPTDYPDARALTAVEDELRAMPPLVFAGEARTLTSKLAQVEKGEAFLLQGGDCAESFKEFSTDNIRDTFRLILQMAVVLTFAGRKPVVKVGRIAGQFAKPRSSPVEEIGGVELPSYRGDNINGSGFTLEERLPDPQRLIKAYNQSASTLNLLRAFASGGYADLYNIHRWTLGFADNGAGAQYRELADKITEALAFMEAVGVTPETHPDLSRVEVFTSHEALLLNVESALTRLDGGSGEWFDTSAHMLWIGERTRQLDGAHVEFMRGIKNPIGVKCGPTMEPDDLLPLLDKLNPDNISGRMTVIGRFGHDKVGKRLPNLMKAVKDSGHKVIWSIDPMHGNTLKADNGYKTRPFDRIMTEVRTFIDVAEAEGVHPGGVHLEMTGQNVTECIGGATAVTEDDLSSRYHTHCDPRLNADQALELAFLVAERLKVGRLNQSRAA, translated from the coding sequence ATGAGTATCCGTTGGACCCCAGAGAGCTGGAGATCGAAGCCCGTCGCGCACATGCCGACGGACTATCCTGACGCGCGCGCACTGACCGCCGTCGAAGACGAACTGCGCGCGATGCCGCCGCTCGTGTTTGCCGGCGAGGCCCGCACCCTTACCTCCAAGCTCGCCCAGGTCGAAAAGGGCGAGGCCTTCCTGCTGCAGGGCGGCGACTGCGCCGAGAGCTTCAAGGAGTTCTCGACCGACAACATCCGCGACACTTTCCGTCTGATCCTGCAGATGGCCGTGGTCCTGACCTTCGCCGGCCGCAAGCCGGTGGTGAAGGTCGGGCGTATCGCCGGCCAGTTCGCCAAGCCGCGCTCTTCTCCGGTCGAGGAGATCGGCGGCGTCGAGCTGCCGTCCTATCGCGGCGACAACATCAACGGTTCGGGCTTCACCCTGGAGGAGCGGCTTCCCGATCCCCAGCGGCTGATCAAGGCCTATAACCAGTCGGCCTCGACCCTGAACCTGCTGCGCGCCTTCGCCAGCGGCGGCTATGCCGATCTGTACAACATCCACCGCTGGACCCTGGGCTTCGCCGACAACGGCGCGGGGGCCCAGTACCGCGAGCTGGCCGACAAGATCACCGAGGCCCTGGCCTTCATGGAAGCGGTCGGCGTCACCCCGGAGACCCATCCGGACCTGAGCCGCGTCGAGGTCTTCACCTCGCACGAGGCCCTGCTGCTGAACGTCGAAAGCGCCCTGACGCGTCTGGACGGCGGTTCAGGCGAATGGTTCGATACCTCGGCCCATATGCTGTGGATCGGCGAGCGCACCCGTCAGCTGGACGGCGCCCACGTCGAGTTCATGCGCGGCATCAAGAACCCCATCGGGGTGAAGTGCGGCCCGACCATGGAGCCGGACGATCTGCTGCCGCTGCTGGACAAGCTGAACCCCGACAACATCTCGGGGCGGATGACGGTCATCGGCCGCTTCGGTCACGACAAGGTCGGCAAGCGCCTGCCCAACCTGATGAAGGCGGTCAAGGACAGCGGCCACAAGGTCATCTGGTCGATCGACCCGATGCACGGCAACACCCTGAAGGCCGACAACGGCTACAAGACCCGGCCCTTCGACCGGATCATGACCGAAGTCCGCACCTTCATCGACGTGGCCGAGGCCGAGGGCGTTCACCCAGGCGGCGTCCATCTGGAAATGACCGGTCAGAACGTCACCGAATGCATCGGCGGGGCCACGGCCGTGACCGAGGACGATCTGTCGAGCCGCTACCACACCCACTGCGACCCGCGCCTGAACGCTGATCAGGCGCTGGAGCTGGCCTTCCTGGTGGCCGAGCGGCTTAAGGTCGGGCGTCTGAACCAGTCGCGCGCCGCCTGA
- the gor gene encoding glutathione-disulfide reductase, with protein sequence MTQTYDYDLFVIGAGSGGVRAARLTALGGKRVAIAEEFRVGGTCVIRGCVPKKFMVMASDFAHDFEIAEGYGWTIDAKFDWPKFLEAKDVEIARLSGIYAANLGKAGVDLVNGRAVLTDAHTVKVTKRDGTDGGTFTAEKILIATGGRPWVPETMTGIEHVITSEEAFHLPELPKRILIAGGGYIAVEFAGIFAGLGVETTLVYRGPNILRGFDDDVRAHLAGEIEKRGIKVILGCQHSSIEKTETGLVNHLENGMTIETDVVMFATGRIPYVKDLGLEKAGVELSDNGAIKVDALSKTTAENIWAIGDVTDRMNLTPVAIREAVAFHQTVYKNNPQHFDYEAVATAVFSQPPVGVVGLSENEARHTCKGEVDVYLTRFRPMKYAFTGSDERVLMKLVVDADSQKVIGVHIVGPEAPEMIQLAAIAVKAGLTKAQWDATCAVHPTMAEELVTLKDKQTPASMSAG encoded by the coding sequence ATGACCCAGACCTACGACTACGACCTCTTCGTCATCGGGGCGGGCTCCGGCGGGGTTCGGGCGGCGCGGCTGACGGCGCTGGGCGGCAAGCGGGTGGCCATCGCGGAAGAGTTCCGGGTCGGCGGCACCTGCGTGATCCGCGGCTGCGTGCCCAAGAAATTCATGGTCATGGCCAGTGACTTCGCCCACGATTTCGAGATCGCCGAGGGCTATGGCTGGACCATCGACGCCAAGTTCGACTGGCCGAAATTCCTCGAGGCCAAGGACGTCGAGATCGCGCGTCTGTCGGGCATCTATGCCGCCAACCTCGGCAAGGCCGGGGTCGATCTGGTCAACGGCCGGGCGGTGCTGACCGACGCCCATACCGTGAAGGTCACCAAGCGGGACGGCACGGACGGCGGGACCTTCACCGCCGAGAAGATCCTGATCGCCACGGGCGGCCGGCCCTGGGTTCCGGAGACGATGACCGGGATCGAACACGTGATCACCTCGGAAGAGGCCTTCCACCTGCCCGAACTGCCCAAGCGCATCCTGATCGCCGGCGGCGGCTATATCGCGGTGGAGTTCGCGGGCATCTTCGCGGGGCTGGGCGTCGAGACGACCCTGGTCTATCGCGGGCCGAACATCCTGCGCGGCTTCGACGACGACGTGCGCGCCCATCTGGCCGGCGAGATCGAGAAGCGCGGCATCAAGGTGATCCTGGGCTGCCAGCATTCCAGCATCGAGAAGACCGAGACGGGGCTGGTGAACCACCTCGAGAACGGTATGACCATAGAGACCGATGTGGTCATGTTCGCCACCGGCCGGATTCCCTACGTCAAGGATCTGGGCCTCGAGAAGGCCGGCGTCGAACTGAGCGACAACGGCGCGATCAAGGTCGATGCGCTGTCGAAGACGACGGCGGAGAACATCTGGGCCATCGGCGACGTGACCGACCGGATGAACCTGACGCCCGTCGCCATCCGCGAGGCGGTGGCCTTCCACCAGACCGTCTACAAGAACAATCCGCAGCATTTCGACTATGAGGCCGTGGCCACGGCGGTCTTCTCCCAGCCGCCGGTGGGTGTGGTGGGACTGTCGGAGAACGAGGCGCGCCATACCTGCAAGGGCGAGGTCGACGTCTATCTGACCCGCTTCCGGCCGATGAAATACGCCTTCACCGGCTCGGACGAGCGGGTCTTGATGAAGCTGGTCGTCGACGCCGACAGCCAGAAGGTCATCGGCGTCCATATCGTCGGGCCCGAGGCGCCGGAGATGATCCAGCTGGCCGCCATCGCCGTGAAGGCCGGCCTGACCAAGGCCCAATGGGACGCCACCTGCGCCGTCCACCCGACCATGGCCGAGGAACTGGTGACGCTGAAGGACAAGCAGACCCCGGCGTCGATGTCGGCAGGCTGA